A stretch of DNA from Granulicella pectinivorans:
GTGATGCAGTCGATGCACGGACACCCCTCTCCCGAGGAGATCTACGCCGAGGTCCGGCAGCGCATCCCGACCATCTCACTGGCCACGGTGTACAAGAATATCCATCTTTTCGTCGAAAGCGGCGTGTTGCGCGAGGTCAGCCTCCACCACGGCACCGTACGGGTGGAGATGGCGAGCTCCGATCACCATCACGTCGTGTGCAGCCGTTGCAAGTCGATCACCGATATCGACGAGGCCGAGCTTGGCCTTCTGCCGAAGCACGATCGCCTGCCGGGTGGGTTCCTTGTCGAGCGCTACGCGGTCGATGTGATTGGGCTGTGCGCGAAGTGCCAGCAGGCCTGAACGTTCTTTCGCTCCCCTCGTTCGCAACTCCGGGGCATCGGCTGCGTCTAACGGGAAGGTCGCGGCTCCCCGTCTTCCAACGCGGCTCTTTTCTACGAGGCTATGCATGCGTTTTTCCCCGCAGTATCTTTTCCGGCTTGCGCTTTGCGCCGCGATCCCGGCCCTGAGCGGCTGCGGAAACTTCTTCGTCTACCCCGGCACAGGTGGCGGCTCGGGTTCGGGTTCGACGACGAGCTACGCCTACGTAGCGAATGCCACAACCACCAATCTTGCCGCGTTCGCGCTGAACTCGGGCAAGCTGGTGTCGGTGAGTGGATCGCCTTACAGCCTTGGAATCTCCCCGACCAGCCTGGTCGTAACGCCGGCAAATACGTATCTGTACGTCGGCACCGCCGTGGCTCTTTACGGCTTTTCGATCAATACGACGACGGGGCAACTGACGGCACTGAACAGCGGTCAGGCCCTGGCTAGCGTGAATGTCGTCTCCCTGGACGTCTCCCCCGACGGCAACTGGTTGCTCGCGCTCGACGCAAGCGGTGTCACCGTCGACGAGTATGCGATCAACACCTCGACCGGTCTGCTGAACGCGGCCACCGGTGCCACGTACAGCATTACGGGCAACGGCGTTTCGGCTCCGCGGGCCATCAAGTTCGCTCCGTCGGGAGCGTTCGTCTTCGCCGCGCTTGGCACGGGCGGTGACGCGGTGTTCAA
This window harbors:
- a CDS encoding lactonase family protein, with protein sequence MRFSPQYLFRLALCAAIPALSGCGNFFVYPGTGGGSGSGSTTSYAYVANATTTNLAAFALNSGKLVSVSGSPYSLGISPTSLVVTPANTYLYVGTAVALYGFSINTTTGQLTALNSGQALASVNVVSLDVSPDGNWLLALDASGVTVDEYAINTSTGLLNAATGATYSITGNGVSAPRAIKFAPSGAFVFAALGTGGDAVFNFNTSTGALTYNTSLAGSTTSSDNALTVDSTSTHLYIARSGTGAGVTAYTISSNGALNSVSGSPFAAGGGPYSVVIDATGDYLYAGNRTDGTISGYTIATSGALTPISGSPFASGVNVNSLGRDSLGKYIVAASLGGSSDLTMYSFDATTAGKLNVASTATTGTDPTGAIAVAMTH
- a CDS encoding Fur family transcriptional regulator, with protein sequence MAAAADISFRALCEQQGIAVTHQREVLYEVMQSMHGHPSPEEIYAEVRQRIPTISLATVYKNIHLFVESGVLREVSLHHGTVRVEMASSDHHHVVCSRCKSITDIDEAELGLLPKHDRLPGGFLVERYAVDVIGLCAKCQQA